In Flavobacterium cerinum, one genomic interval encodes:
- a CDS encoding MotA/TolQ/ExbB proton channel family protein, with protein sequence MTKVSNENVGKGASSNGSNLFAGLAIVICIVIGILIWKFVMGHSSNFVNGDPNGHPLPGNYLGMVYKGGYIVPVLMGLFLMTVVFSIERFFVISKAAGKGNVEGFVKNVQGLINQGKIEEAIAECDTQQGSVANVVRAGLTKYQEVKKEGFDSEKATETIQKEIEEATSLEMPMLEKNLTIIATLVSIGTLMGLLGTVSGMIKAFSGLAAAGAPDQAALATGISEALINTATGIGTSTLAIISYNIFTSKIDKLTYSIDEAGFAITQTYRRFKARNNA encoded by the coding sequence ATGACAAAAGTATCTAACGAAAATGTTGGGAAAGGAGCTAGCTCTAATGGATCAAATTTATTTGCAGGTTTAGCTATTGTAATCTGTATTGTAATCGGAATTCTTATTTGGAAATTCGTAATGGGGCATTCATCAAACTTTGTTAACGGTGATCCTAATGGTCATCCACTACCAGGAAACTATCTAGGAATGGTTTATAAAGGTGGATATATCGTACCGGTATTGATGGGATTATTCTTGATGACTGTTGTGTTTTCAATTGAGCGTTTCTTCGTGATCTCTAAAGCAGCTGGAAAAGGAAATGTTGAAGGTTTCGTTAAAAATGTACAGGGGTTAATTAACCAAGGTAAAATTGAAGAAGCTATTGCTGAGTGTGATACACAGCAAGGGTCAGTGGCTAACGTAGTTAGAGCTGGTTTAACTAAATACCAAGAAGTTAAAAAAGAAGGATTTGACAGCGAAAAAGCGACTGAAACAATCCAAAAAGAAATCGAAGAAGCTACTTCATTGGAAATGCCAATGTTAGAGAAAAACTTAACGATTATCGCTACATTAGTATCTATCGGTACGTTAATGGGATTATTAGGAACGGTATCAGGTATGATTAAAGCGTTCTCTGGATTAGCTGCAGCAGGTGCACCGGATCAGGCAGCATTAGCAACAGGTATCTCTGAGGCACTTATTAATACTGCTACTGGTATTGGTACTTCTACTTTAGCGATTATCTCTTATAACATCTTTACATCTAAGATTGATAAATTAACTTACTCTATCGATGAGGCTGGTTTTGCAATCACGCAAACTTACAGACGTTTCAAAGCGCGTAACAACGCATAA
- a CDS encoding T9SS type A sorting domain-containing protein encodes MKRKLLKLVVAVFLMSLQVNAQHSDKERAARDYIKSQEKNLNIQSFHDFTLRFNRKGPSGETLRFQQMLKGVPVFESEIVVHFDTTGKISYSSDSYDKTITDIDVAPQFDDKRAIEISDKALEIEGAGTITWQECKLFVYNKQEKTTLVYRITTAAENLKGQWEAIVDAKTGTIISLKDVAYYAHSNKDKDKKKQKEKQFGKSIAGTAQSVTGTALIFNPDPLSVAGATYGGQYVDNNDATNAALDAARSQVELVDIELLNGVYKLKSQYVEIKNLQNPNTGLFTQSTNSFMFNRFDQGFEAVNAFYHIDQSFRYINETLGIPLVPLQNNGVLFYDPHSFNGADNSSYASGALNFGEGGVDDAEDADVILHELGHGLHDWLTGGSLSQVNGLSEGSGDYWAQSYSRSLNQWSSGQAAYHYVFSWDGHNPFWPGRVTNYTATYPGGLVNQVHQDGQIWATALMKVYDQIGRTKVDKAFLEGLARTNSSTNQQNAAIAVRQAAIDMGYSCSDVQAFTTHFTATGYNMPALPLTIHCPGNQTVNANSSGNYTVPDFTGQASVVTANCNATVAQSPAPGTIVGVGTHQITMTGTSGSSVNCNFSLLVQSALGTDDFSAQKVSIYPNPATNSLTVKTNFTNSETVAVYNMIGQKVLENTMDNGELVFDVSQLSPGVYVVYFNNSKTSHKFVKK; translated from the coding sequence ATGAAGAGAAAATTACTTAAGCTTGTTGTGGCTGTCTTTCTGATGTCACTACAGGTGAATGCGCAGCATTCCGATAAGGAAAGAGCGGCACGCGACTACATTAAATCACAGGAGAAAAACCTGAATATCCAATCTTTTCACGACTTTACATTACGATTTAACAGAAAAGGTCCTTCAGGGGAAACATTGCGTTTTCAACAAATGCTAAAAGGAGTTCCTGTTTTTGAATCGGAAATTGTAGTTCATTTTGATACTACAGGAAAAATTTCCTATTCCTCGGATAGTTATGATAAAACCATAACCGACATTGATGTGGCACCTCAGTTTGATGATAAACGAGCCATTGAAATTTCGGATAAGGCTTTGGAAATCGAAGGAGCCGGAACGATAACCTGGCAGGAATGCAAGCTGTTTGTTTATAATAAGCAGGAAAAAACAACATTGGTTTACCGAATTACTACGGCGGCCGAAAACTTAAAAGGACAATGGGAAGCCATAGTCGATGCAAAAACCGGAACAATAATAAGTCTTAAAGATGTGGCTTATTATGCGCATTCGAATAAAGATAAAGACAAGAAAAAACAAAAAGAAAAACAATTCGGAAAAAGTATAGCCGGAACGGCGCAATCCGTAACGGGAACAGCACTGATTTTTAATCCGGATCCGTTATCCGTTGCGGGTGCGACATATGGCGGTCAATATGTCGATAATAATGATGCTACAAATGCCGCGTTAGATGCCGCAAGAAGTCAGGTGGAATTGGTGGATATCGAATTGCTAAACGGTGTCTATAAACTGAAAAGCCAGTATGTAGAGATCAAAAATTTACAAAATCCGAATACAGGATTGTTTACTCAAAGCACGAATTCTTTTATGTTTAACCGATTTGATCAGGGATTTGAAGCTGTAAATGCTTTTTATCATATTGATCAAAGCTTTCGTTATATTAATGAAACGCTAGGAATACCGTTGGTACCGTTACAAAATAACGGAGTGTTATTCTACGATCCGCATAGTTTTAACGGAGCAGATAATTCCAGTTATGCCAGTGGCGCTCTTAACTTTGGTGAAGGTGGCGTAGATGATGCGGAAGATGCTGATGTAATCTTACACGAACTAGGTCACGGATTACACGATTGGTTAACCGGAGGTTCTCTGTCACAGGTTAACGGATTAAGTGAGGGTTCCGGTGATTATTGGGCGCAATCGTACAGTCGTAGTTTGAATCAATGGAGCTCCGGTCAGGCGGCTTATCATTATGTGTTTAGCTGGGACGGGCATAATCCTTTCTGGCCGGGAAGGGTAACGAATTATACGGCTACTTATCCGGGTGGATTGGTAAACCAGGTGCATCAGGACGGACAAATTTGGGCTACCGCTTTAATGAAAGTATATGATCAAATTGGTAGAACGAAGGTGGATAAAGCGTTTTTGGAAGGTTTGGCCAGAACAAATAGCTCGACTAATCAGCAGAATGCGGCAATTGCGGTTCGTCAGGCGGCAATTGATATGGGATATAGTTGTTCCGATGTACAGGCTTTTACAACCCATTTTACAGCGACAGGATATAATATGCCGGCATTACCGTTAACAATTCACTGTCCGGGTAATCAGACAGTAAATGCGAATAGTAGCGGAAATTATACAGTTCCGGATTTTACCGGACAAGCGAGTGTGGTGACAGCCAATTGTAATGCAACAGTGGCGCAATCTCCGGCTCCGGGAACGATTGTTGGCGTTGGTACGCATCAGATAACGATGACGGGAACCAGCGGATCATCGGTTAATTGTAATTTCTCATTACTGGTGCAATCGGCTTTGGGAACGGATGATTTTTCAGCGCAGAAAGTGTCAATTTACCCGAATCCGGCTACGAATAGTTTAACGGTGAAAACAAATTTTACGAATTCGGAAACAGTAGCGGTCTACAATATGATCGGACAAAAAGTTCTGGAAAATACTATGGATAACGGTGAGTTGGTTTTTGATGTTTCTCAATTGTCTCCCGGAGTATACGTGGTGTATTTTAATAACAGCAAGACAAGCCATAAGTTTGTAAAAAAATAA
- a CDS encoding ExbD/TolR family protein, which produces MAKAKMKKKSTRIDMTAMCDVAFLLLSFFVMTSTAKLPEPLPVDTPASTVQTKLPDSDLATITVGKEKVFFGVVGKDIRILTLEKIGEKYNVEFTDDEKKKFSLVDGFGVPVGGLKQLLALSGEERNKEGFQPGIPYDSTDNQLREWLLAARLATKELNNAELKIAIKGDAKEEYPTVKKVIDILQDQKVNKFFLVTGLRSEDF; this is translated from the coding sequence ATGGCTAAAGCAAAAATGAAAAAGAAGAGCACCAGGATCGACATGACCGCGATGTGTGACGTGGCGTTCCTACTCTTGTCTTTCTTTGTAATGACATCTACAGCAAAGCTTCCTGAGCCGCTTCCGGTAGATACGCCTGCTTCTACGGTACAAACAAAATTGCCGGATTCCGATTTGGCAACCATCACCGTAGGTAAGGAAAAAGTATTCTTCGGTGTAGTAGGTAAGGATATCAGAATTCTGACTTTGGAAAAGATAGGTGAAAAATACAATGTGGAATTTACTGACGATGAAAAGAAGAAATTCTCACTTGTAGATGGTTTTGGAGTACCGGTTGGAGGTTTAAAGCAATTGTTAGCTTTAAGCGGTGAAGAACGTAATAAAGAAGGTTTTCAACCTGGTATACCGTATGATTCAACTGACAATCAGTTAAGAGAATGGTTATTAGCAGCCCGTTTAGCTACGAAAGAGTTAAACAATGCCGAGCTTAAGATTGCTATCAAAGGAGATGCGAAAGAAGAATATCCGACTGTTAAAAAGGTAATTGATATTCTACAAGATCAGAAAGTAAACAAGTTTTTCTTGGTTACAGGTTTGAGAAGCGAAGATTTTTAA
- a CDS encoding energy transducer TonB, whose product MSRLNIFKKGWIDMVFEGRNKSYGAYQLRSENPKTTTRALAIGILLFGSAVSAPLVTSYLSDKLGAKKKENLDKVIETALLPPPPKNDEVLPPPPPPEPPKSVNDQVKFPPPKVVDKKLVRDEDPPTVKDLETADPGQKNVKGDKDAGDILIDKPAGDGPKGSDIVEENPNKIYMAVEVAPEFPGGMAGFNKYVQRNFRAPDVDEGVKVLRVIVGFVVEKDGSLTDIKVLRDPGYGMGKEAIRMLQNAPKWKPGVQNGRSVRVAYNLPITIQVGE is encoded by the coding sequence ATGTCAAGATTAAACATATTTAAAAAAGGGTGGATCGATATGGTTTTCGAAGGACGAAACAAGTCTTACGGAGCTTATCAATTGCGTTCAGAAAACCCAAAAACGACAACAAGAGCTCTGGCTATCGGAATCTTGTTATTCGGTTCTGCGGTTAGTGCCCCTTTGGTGACAAGCTATCTTTCTGATAAACTTGGAGCTAAAAAGAAGGAGAACCTGGACAAAGTGATCGAGACGGCTTTATTGCCACCACCACCGAAAAACGATGAAGTGTTGCCACCACCTCCACCGCCGGAACCGCCAAAATCGGTTAACGATCAGGTGAAGTTCCCGCCGCCAAAGGTTGTGGATAAAAAATTGGTTCGTGATGAAGATCCGCCAACGGTAAAAGATTTGGAAACGGCTGACCCGGGACAAAAAAATGTTAAGGGAGATAAAGATGCCGGAGATATCCTAATCGATAAACCGGCTGGTGATGGACCAAAAGGTTCTGATATCGTGGAAGAAAATCCGAATAAGATTTATATGGCCGTAGAGGTTGCACCGGAATTCCCGGGAGGTATGGCCGGATTCAACAAATACGTTCAAAGAAACTTTAGAGCTCCGGATGTTGATGAAGGAGTTAAAGTATTACGTGTTATCGTTGGTTTCGTAGTAGAAAAAGACGGTAGCTTAACGGATATTAAAGTTTTAAGAGATCCGGGATACGGAATGGGTAAAGAAGCAATTCGTATGTTACAAAATGCTCCGAAATGGAAACCGGGTGTTCAAAACGGTAGATCTGTTCGTGTAGCGTATAACTTACCAATCACTATCCAGGTAGGAGAATAA
- a CDS encoding lmo0937 family membrane protein, with protein sequence MKDLVWLIVVILLLGWLVGYFGFREAVGSFIHILLILAVIGILYRLATGKKL encoded by the coding sequence ATGAAAGATTTAGTCTGGTTAATTGTAGTTATCTTACTACTGGGATGGCTGGTTGGCTATTTTGGTTTCAGAGAAGCTGTTGGCAGTTTCATTCACATTTTATTAATCCTGGCTGTAATCGGTATTTTATATCGATTAGCAACCGGTAAAAAGTTATAA
- a CDS encoding FAD-dependent oxidoreductase: MQTQQRIAIVGSGLVGTLLGIYLRKAGHVVHVYDRSPDVRKVAFSGRSINLAMSHRGWKALDGAGIGKRIRDVAIPMDKRAIHLVDKALAYQAYGIDGESIYSISRGGLNRLMLTLAEEVGVEFFFEKKIWDVTLADATLHIGETEKGAWEELKYDKVFGADGAFSRVRHRMQRQNRFDYSQDFLDTGYKELNIPANPDGSHKLDKNSFHIWPRGAFMLIALPNMDGSFTCTLFMPFEGENSFEALHDREAVESFFQKHFPDTIQVIPELVNDFFKNPTSSLVTMKCYPWTYNDKVALIGDAAHAIVPFYGQGMNAGFEDITCLADLMVQYGDDWETIFKEYQIIRKPNADAIAELSYRNFMEMSTKTADEKFLLQKKIEKWFALKHPEQWLPLYDRVTFSHRPYSEALAIGNHQNAIMEEIMKIPGIETNWETEEVEKKILELLQQSL; the protein is encoded by the coding sequence ATGCAAACGCAGCAACGCATAGCCATAGTTGGCTCAGGGTTAGTAGGGACATTATTGGGTATTTATCTAAGAAAAGCAGGACATGTTGTTCATGTATACGACAGAAGTCCGGACGTTAGAAAAGTAGCTTTCTCGGGAAGATCAATTAATCTGGCGATGTCACACAGAGGATGGAAGGCTTTAGATGGAGCGGGGATAGGTAAGAGAATACGGGACGTGGCAATTCCGATGGATAAAAGAGCGATACATCTCGTTGATAAAGCATTGGCCTATCAGGCATATGGTATAGACGGAGAAAGTATTTACTCGATTTCAAGAGGAGGATTAAACCGTTTGATGCTGACGTTGGCTGAAGAAGTTGGAGTAGAATTCTTTTTTGAAAAGAAAATCTGGGATGTAACGTTGGCTGATGCAACACTACATATCGGGGAAACCGAAAAAGGAGCATGGGAAGAACTGAAATACGATAAGGTTTTCGGAGCAGACGGTGCTTTTTCAAGAGTGCGTCACAGAATGCAGCGTCAGAACCGATTTGATTATTCACAAGACTTTTTAGATACCGGTTATAAAGAACTTAATATTCCGGCTAATCCGGACGGATCTCATAAACTGGACAAAAATTCATTCCACATTTGGCCGCGAGGTGCTTTTATGTTGATCGCCCTTCCGAATATGGACGGAAGTTTTACCTGTACGTTGTTTATGCCGTTTGAAGGTGAAAATTCTTTCGAGGCGTTACACGACAGAGAAGCGGTGGAGAGTTTCTTCCAAAAACATTTCCCGGATACCATTCAGGTGATTCCGGAATTAGTAAACGATTTCTTTAAAAATCCAACCAGTTCACTGGTAACGATGAAATGTTATCCATGGACCTATAATGATAAAGTGGCCTTAATTGGTGATGCGGCTCATGCTATTGTGCCGTTTTACGGTCAGGGAATGAATGCGGGATTTGAAGATATTACTTGTCTGGCCGATTTGATGGTGCAATACGGAGATGATTGGGAAACTATTTTTAAAGAATATCAAATAATCCGCAAACCGAACGCAGATGCAATTGCCGAATTATCATACCGTAATTTTATGGAAATGAGTACTAAAACGGCTGATGAGAAATTCCTGTTGCAAAAAAAGATTGAAAAATGGTTTGCACTAAAACATCCGGAACAATGGTTGCCGTTATATGATAGAGTGACATTTAGCCATCGTCCGTATTCGGAGGCACTGGCTATCGGGAACCATCAAAATGCGATTATGGAAGAGATTATGAAAATTCCGGGAATCGAAACAAACTGGGAAACCGAAGAAGTAGAAAAGAAAATATTGGAACTGTTACAACAGTCATTATAA
- a CDS encoding DMT family protein — translation MKGYITIGLLILSNIFMTLAWYGHLKFKELKWFENAGLITIVLISWGLALFEYFFQVPANKIGYEGNGGPFNLMQLKVIQEVITLVVFVIFSLLFFKNESFRWNHVIGFCFLILAVYFIFKK, via the coding sequence ATGAAAGGCTACATTACAATTGGATTACTAATACTATCTAATATTTTCATGACACTGGCCTGGTATGGTCATTTAAAATTCAAGGAATTAAAATGGTTTGAAAATGCCGGATTGATCACTATTGTACTAATCAGTTGGGGATTGGCTTTATTTGAGTACTTTTTCCAGGTACCGGCCAACAAAATAGGCTATGAAGGAAACGGAGGACCATTTAATCTGATGCAATTAAAAGTGATTCAGGAAGTAATTACATTGGTGGTATTTGTAATTTTCTCCCTGCTGTTTTTCAAAAATGAATCCTTTCGATGGAATCATGTCATCGGTTTTTGTTTTCTGATACTGGCCGTCTATTTTATATTTAAAAAATAA
- a CDS encoding cupin domain-containing protein, whose product MKKYQIQNNPFIVPTTDGKHIEEHHGKIATGNTEISIARMIAPPHWSEPFQTPEFDEYTYIISGKKQFIIEDDTIILEAGQSIRIEKNARIQYSNPFDEPCEYLSVCLPAFTIEAVHREE is encoded by the coding sequence ATGAAAAAATATCAAATTCAGAATAACCCATTTATAGTTCCCACTACCGATGGCAAACACATTGAAGAACATCACGGAAAAATAGCTACAGGCAATACCGAAATATCAATAGCCCGTATGATCGCACCGCCACACTGGAGCGAGCCTTTCCAAACACCGGAATTCGACGAATACACCTATATTATAAGCGGAAAAAAGCAATTCATCATTGAAGATGATACGATTATTCTGGAAGCCGGACAATCAATCCGGATTGAGAAAAATGCACGTATTCAATATTCCAATCCGTTTGACGAACCTTGCGAGTACCTTTCTGTTTGCTTACCCGCTTTTACGATTGAAGCCGTACATCGGGAAGAATAA
- a CDS encoding helicase HerA-like domain-containing protein, with amino-acid sequence MTATQFSDSINAGYDCKGEHIILGGALLNGEAVPDTLIKIPLKTINRHGLIAGATGTGKTKTIQVLSEQLSQNGIPVLMMDIKGDFSGIAMPGEVKPFITERHEKMGIPYETKAFPVELLTLSEQNGVRLRATVSEFGPVLFSRILDLNDTQSGVVSVIFKYCDDHQIPLLDLKDFKKLLQYATEEGKAEFEKEYGRISTSSTGSILRKIIELEQQGADVFFGELSFEIDDLMRIDSNGNGYINIIRLTDIQDKPKLFSTFMLCLLAEIYGQMPEQGDSGRPELVIFIDEAHLIFDQASKALLDQIESIVKLIRSKGIGIYFITQNPTDVPNGVLAQLGLKIQHALRAFTANDRKAIKMTAENYPISEYYKTDEVLTQLGIGEAFVTALNEKGIPTPLAACMLRAPMSRMDVLTQNEIDTINNNSKLVKKYQETIDRESAYEILNKKIETAQEVAAQEQQRKAEEKEAQSPRKSSAMNPIVKVLTSATFIRGAFGILSKMFKK; translated from the coding sequence ATGACAGCAACACAATTTTCCGATTCGATTAATGCAGGATACGACTGTAAGGGCGAACACATTATACTCGGAGGCGCCCTGCTTAATGGCGAAGCCGTTCCGGACACCTTAATCAAAATTCCGTTAAAAACGATCAACCGACACGGGCTGATTGCCGGCGCAACCGGAACCGGAAAAACAAAAACCATTCAGGTGCTTTCCGAACAATTATCCCAAAACGGAATCCCCGTATTGATGATGGATATCAAAGGTGATTTTAGCGGTATTGCAATGCCGGGCGAAGTCAAACCTTTTATTACCGAGCGTCATGAAAAAATGGGCATCCCTTATGAAACCAAGGCATTCCCGGTCGAATTATTAACCTTATCCGAGCAAAACGGAGTTCGCTTACGCGCCACTGTTTCTGAATTCGGTCCGGTATTATTCTCCCGAATCCTTGATCTGAATGACACGCAAAGCGGCGTAGTATCCGTTATATTTAAATATTGTGATGATCATCAAATACCGTTATTAGACTTAAAGGATTTTAAAAAATTATTGCAATATGCTACTGAAGAAGGTAAAGCGGAATTCGAAAAAGAATACGGTCGAATTTCAACTTCTTCTACCGGTTCCATTTTGCGAAAAATTATCGAACTGGAACAACAAGGCGCCGATGTTTTTTTCGGAGAATTATCTTTTGAAATCGACGACCTGATGCGCATTGACAGCAATGGAAACGGTTACATAAACATCATCCGATTAACCGATATCCAGGATAAACCGAAACTTTTTTCAACCTTTATGCTTTGCCTTTTGGCTGAAATATACGGTCAGATGCCGGAACAAGGTGACAGCGGACGTCCCGAACTGGTTATCTTTATCGATGAAGCGCATTTGATATTTGACCAGGCCAGCAAAGCTTTATTGGATCAGATCGAAAGCATTGTAAAACTAATCCGATCGAAAGGAATCGGTATTTATTTTATTACACAAAACCCCACAGATGTTCCAAATGGTGTTTTGGCGCAATTAGGACTTAAAATTCAACATGCTTTGCGTGCTTTTACAGCAAATGACCGCAAGGCAATTAAAATGACTGCCGAGAATTATCCGATTTCAGAATATTACAAAACAGACGAAGTACTTACGCAATTGGGTATCGGTGAAGCTTTTGTAACCGCTTTAAATGAAAAAGGAATCCCAACACCTCTTGCAGCCTGTATGTTACGCGCTCCTATGAGTCGGATGGATGTTTTAACTCAAAACGAGATCGACACGATTAACAATAATTCTAAGTTGGTTAAAAAATATCAGGAGACAATCGACAGGGAAAGTGCCTATGAAATTTTAAACAAGAAAATAGAAACAGCTCAGGAAGTTGCAGCTCAGGAACAACAGCGCAAAGCGGAAGAAAAAGAAGCGCAATCTCCCCGTAAAAGTTCGGCGATGAATCCTATTGTAAAAGTTCTGACAAGTGCAACCTTTATCCGGGGTGCTTTTGGAATTCTATCCAAAATGTTTAAAAAATAG
- a CDS encoding ExbD/TolR family protein yields MAELNTGGGDGKGKKVRSKKQDAGVDLTAMVDLAFLLITFFMLTTSLSKPQSMNLAMPDKTPKDKPQEELTIPDDRSLTILIGKDNKILWFKGQPSAPLEGPTAAGFGKEGIRKVILEQIEKVKGIYGTDPKKGLIVVIKPTEKSNYKNLVDILDEMAITSVPTYAIVDITPEELKMLDKEGMNN; encoded by the coding sequence ATGGCAGAATTAAATACAGGCGGCGGCGACGGTAAAGGCAAGAAAGTAAGAAGTAAAAAACAAGACGCTGGTGTCGATTTGACAGCAATGGTGGATTTGGCATTCTTATTGATTACTTTCTTTATGTTAACGACTTCGTTGTCTAAACCTCAGTCAATGAATTTGGCGATGCCGGATAAAACACCAAAAGATAAACCTCAAGAAGAGTTAACTATCCCTGATGATCGTTCTTTAACGATTTTGATTGGAAAAGACAATAAGATCTTATGGTTTAAAGGGCAGCCTAGTGCTCCTCTTGAAGGTCCGACAGCGGCAGGTTTCGGTAAAGAAGGAATTCGTAAGGTAATTTTAGAACAGATTGAAAAAGTTAAAGGTATTTATGGTACAGATCCGAAAAAAGGTCTGATTGTAGTAATCAAGCCTACTGAAAAATCGAACTATAAAAACTTAGTTGATATTTTAGATGAAATGGCAATTACTTCGGTACCTACTTATGCAATTGTAGATATTACACCTGAAGAACTTAAAATGTTAGATAAAGAAGGAATGAACAACTAA
- a CDS encoding agmatinase family protein, whose protein sequence is MNKQQKIENFDPSQPGLADASVFGLPFTAEESDIIIVPVPWEVTVSYGAGASEGPDAIMDASFQVDLQHQEFPELWKLGIYMDEAPEHWASNSEKYKSLAQPIIEALEAGEDIATFPALQTDLDKINKVCKELKNEVKERVLHWMKQGKKVALLGGDHSTPLGYYEALAAQHESFGILHLDAHMDLRIAYEGFTYSHASIMYNTLQIPQVSKIVQVGIRDFCEQEVEVAQKEGNRVLIHTDMDLKAETFEGKTWLQQCDDIIASLPEKVCISFDIDGMYPWYCPNTGTPVPGGFSFEQATYLLSRLAETNKEIIGFDLVEVAPGENDDWDGNVGARMLFHMCGVLAKSQKLNVGQKIKFNR, encoded by the coding sequence ATGAACAAACAGCAAAAAATTGAAAATTTTGATCCGTCACAACCGGGATTAGCAGATGCAAGTGTATTTGGTTTACCATTTACAGCGGAAGAAAGTGATATTATAATTGTACCGGTACCATGGGAAGTTACCGTGAGTTATGGAGCCGGAGCCTCAGAAGGACCGGATGCTATAATGGATGCTTCTTTTCAGGTGGATTTACAACATCAGGAATTTCCGGAATTGTGGAAATTAGGAATATATATGGATGAAGCTCCGGAACATTGGGCTAGTAATTCTGAAAAATATAAAAGTCTGGCACAGCCAATCATTGAAGCATTGGAAGCAGGAGAGGATATTGCTACATTTCCGGCATTGCAAACGGATCTGGATAAGATCAACAAAGTTTGTAAAGAGCTGAAGAATGAAGTTAAAGAGCGTGTTTTACATTGGATGAAGCAAGGCAAAAAAGTGGCATTGCTTGGCGGTGATCACAGTACGCCGCTTGGCTATTACGAAGCATTGGCAGCACAGCATGAAAGTTTCGGTATCCTACATTTGGATGCACATATGGATTTGCGTATCGCTTATGAAGGATTTACGTATTCACACGCATCAATCATGTATAACACATTGCAGATTCCGCAGGTTTCAAAAATTGTACAGGTGGGAATCCGTGATTTTTGTGAGCAGGAGGTGGAAGTTGCCCAAAAAGAAGGTAACCGTGTGTTGATTCATACTGATATGGATCTAAAAGCAGAAACTTTTGAAGGTAAAACATGGTTACAGCAATGTGATGATATAATTGCATCATTACCGGAAAAAGTGTGTATCTCGTTTGATATTGACGGAATGTATCCGTGGTATTGCCCGAATACTGGAACACCGGTTCCGGGTGGTTTTTCGTTTGAACAGGCTACTTATCTGTTAAGCCGATTAGCGGAAACGAATAAAGAAATTATCGGTTTTGACCTTGTGGAAGTAGCACCGGGTGAAAACGATGACTGGGATGGAAATGTGGGAGCAAGGATGTTATTTCATATGTGTGGAGTACTGGCGAAGTCACAAAAATTAAACGTCGGACAGAAGATTAAATTCAATCGATAA